A single Balaenoptera ricei isolate mBalRic1 chromosome 13, mBalRic1.hap2, whole genome shotgun sequence DNA region contains:
- the NMS gene encoding neuromedin-S: protein MKHLLAQFPSILAIYCFCLLQIPSSGFPRPLADPPDGLDIVKLEWLAYWATLSRQPKDNQDIYKRFLFHYSRTQEPTHPVKTGFPPVRSLMRLAAKLANQRMKRFRQRDSGAAAEDFTKKDHTATLERPFFLFRPRNGRNLDLSTW, encoded by the exons ATGAAACATCTTCTTGCCCAATTCCCGTCCATCTTGGCCATTTATTGCTTCTGCCTACTACAGATTCCCTCCTCAG GATTTCCTCGACCTTTAGCTGATCCTCCAGATGGCTTGGATATTGTGAAGCTTGAG tgGCTGGCATATTGGGCAACTCTTTCTAGACAACCTaag GATAATCAAGACATATACAAAAGG tttttatttcattactcCAGAACTCAGGAGCCGACGCATCCAGTTAAAACTGGG TTTCCTCCTGTGCGTTCTCTAATGCGTCTGGCTGCCAAGCTCGCCAACCAAAGGATGAAAAGATTTCGGCAGCGC GATTCCGGTGCTGCGGCAGAGGATTTTACCAAGAAG GATCACACTGCCACCTTGGAAagaccatttttccttttcagg